The sequence below is a genomic window from Mycobacterium spongiae.
GTGTTGGTTACTTTTCCAGGGTGAACTGGTTGATGTCGGTATAACCCTGGCGGAACAGCTTCGCGCACCCCGTCAGGTACTTCATATAGCTGTCGTAGACCTTTTGCGATTGGATCGCGATGGCTTGTTCCCTATTGGCTTCAAGGGCCGCCGCCCAGGTGTCGAGGGTCCTCGCATAGTGCAGTTGCAATGACTGGATCCGAGTGAGGTTGAAACCGACCTTTTCGGCGTGCTCTTCTACCGTGGGGATCGACGGTAGCCAGCCGCCGGGGAAGATCTCCGCGAGGATGAATTGGGTGAAGTGCACGATTTCGCGCGTCAACGGCAGACCCTTTTGCCTGGCTTCCCGAAAGGTGGGGCGCACGATCGTGTGCAGCAGCATCACGCCATCTTCCGGCAACGCGCGGTAGGTCACCTCAAAGAAATGGTGATAGCGCTGGTGGCCAAAGTGTTCGAAGGCGCCGATCGAGACAATGCGGTCGACCGGCTCGTGGAACTTCTCCCAGCCCTCGAGTAGGACGCGTCTGGTGCGCGGGGTGTCCATCTCGTCGAACATGCTCTGGACGTGCGCGGCCTGGTTTTCGGACAACGTCAGACCCACGACGTTGACGTCATATTTTTCGATTGCGCGTCGCATCGTCGCGCCCCAGCCACAGCCGATATCGAGCAGCGTCATCCCGGGCTCGAGCTTGAGTTTGCCCAGTGCCAGATCGATCTTGGCGATCTGCGCTTCTTCAAGTGTCATGTCGTCGCGTTCGAAATACGCGCAGCTGTACGTCTGGGTGGGGTCGAGGAACAGCCGGAAGAAGTCGTCGGACAGATCGTAGTGGGCCTGTACATTGCCGAACTGCGGTGTGAGCTGCACGGACATACCGATATTGAGCCTTTCTGTGTCCGGTACCTGCGAGGCGCAGGCCCCGGGGCACCCCGATTGCCACCGGGTGCACCTCCTGCATGCTAGCTGTTCTGGCCTGTTCTAGCTGCATCCTGGGCCGCGCCGGGGCCGTCGTCGCTTGCCGGAGGTCAGCCGGAATCCCGGAGGTGCGCCTGCCCGCCCATATCGGGAAGGCCTGGATGCTAGACCTCTTCGCGGGGCGGCACGATCGGCGAGGGATGTGGCTGCTCCCGGAATTTCTCTAGTGATCCGCCGG
It includes:
- the pcaA gene encoding cyclopropane mycolic acid synthase PcaA — encoded protein: MSVQLTPQFGNVQAHYDLSDDFFRLFLDPTQTYSCAYFERDDMTLEEAQIAKIDLALGKLKLEPGMTLLDIGCGWGATMRRAIEKYDVNVVGLTLSENQAAHVQSMFDEMDTPRTRRVLLEGWEKFHEPVDRIVSIGAFEHFGHQRYHHFFEVTYRALPEDGVMLLHTIVRPTFREARQKGLPLTREIVHFTQFILAEIFPGGWLPSIPTVEEHAEKVGFNLTRIQSLQLHYARTLDTWAAALEANREQAIAIQSQKVYDSYMKYLTGCAKLFRQGYTDINQFTLEK